The Methanosarcinales archaeon genome window below encodes:
- a CDS encoding ABC transporter permease, whose translation MYFFEYKELIKNLVISDLKTKYSSSVLGFAWSMLNPLLMMLILYFVFSNIFKSQENFVVYLLTGILAWRFFAIGTSSAMGSIVGKSSLVTKIYIPREILTLSIVISGLISSLLEFSVLIPLLIILGAGISFTVLLFPVVHLMYFLIIYSTGLILASLYVYYRDLNQIWDIVLQVGFFLSPIIYPLSLVPAKYEFYYMLNPITRLINMYRDILLNGTIPKSFDFIIVLIFGIMLLMTGTALFRKLSRRFAEEV comes from the coding sequence ATGTATTTTTTTGAATATAAGGAACTTATAAAAAACCTTGTGATTAGCGACCTAAAAACTAAATACTCAAGCTCGGTGCTGGGATTCGCATGGTCAATGCTGAATCCATTGCTGATGATGCTCATCCTGTATTTTGTCTTCAGCAACATCTTTAAAAGCCAGGAGAATTTTGTTGTATACTTATTGACTGGCATCCTTGCATGGCGCTTTTTTGCTATCGGAACATCGTCTGCCATGGGCTCTATAGTTGGTAAATCGAGCCTGGTTACTAAAATTTATATTCCACGCGAAATATTGACTCTCAGTATAGTGATATCTGGTTTAATAAGTTCTCTCCTTGAGTTTTCTGTGCTCATACCATTGTTAATTATATTGGGGGCAGGGATATCATTTACAGTCTTGCTGTTTCCAGTGGTTCATTTGATGTATTTCCTGATAATTTACAGCACAGGCTTAATCCTTGCTTCATTATACGTTTATTACAGGGACTTAAACCAGATATGGGATATTGTGCTTCAGGTTGGGTTTTTCCTGTCCCCAATTATTTATCCGCTGTCCCTGGTACCAGCAAAGTACGAATTCTACTATATGCTGAACCCGATAACGAGATTAATCAATATGTACCGGGATATACTTCTTAATGGAACTATTCCCAAAAGTTTCGATTTTATTATTGTTCTTATATTTGGAATAATGCTGCTCATGACCGGAACTGCATTATTTAGAAAACTATCCCGCAGGTTTGCCGAGGAGGTGTAA